A region of the Harpia harpyja isolate bHarHar1 chromosome 14, bHarHar1 primary haplotype, whole genome shotgun sequence genome:
GAATCATAGAGAAACCTGTTTCACTACAAGAAGAGTTTGAAAATGTTCAACTCACAAGAGTCTGGTAATAGGCATGGGGAAGTTTGCATGTAATGTCTGTCAGAGACATGTATGTTCTGGGCTTGTGTCACTCCCCATGTGTGTGTTTAACGGCTGCTACATGGGAGGAACAAATAAATTAGAGGTATTACTTTCTCTGTTATCTTCTCCCACCCACCTATTAATGATGTACAGAAGACGTAATTATGATTTTTTGTCTTCCTTATGGCTTTCCAGTATTGTGTGGAGTCAAAAGCCCACATGTGCTAATAGGTAATATTTAGCTTAGTGTTTTGGACCCAAATGAGGTAGAATCTACATTAGCAGTGATGGGCAATAGTTGGGCATTACCCTTGTTAGTGATTCAACCCAATGCTGAGGACTAGCGCTGCCTTAATGATTTAAGCAAATTAATGTTGGTGGAGCTGTCAAACTGTGTGGAGGGAGCTGCTCATTTCTTTCAAGTTTTGTAGATGTGGGTGAGAAAACATAATCCACGTGGGGCTCCTTATCGTGAAGGAAAGCCCATGGGCATCGCAGTGCTTCTGAGGCATTGTGTCAGTGTCCGCCTCGGCCCAGGAAGGGTTAAATTGCTCTGTTGGCTGCTGGCCACTTGGACTTCATTTACAGCACTTCATGACACTGTGCAAAAATAGTTTGTAAGTCATTATACTCTCTATAGGGAATTGATTAACCCCTTCCAATACCCTTCCGGCTGTTTCCTACAGGTGTGGGATGTACCTTGGTTCCTAGATGGGGGATCCAGGCTGCAGGATGCTGGCACATCCCGTGCCTGCTGCAGCTTGCTGAATGCGAGGAGACAGGAGGGACGCTGGAGTAGGGGAGGGGGAGACTCCATAGGAAAAACAATGAAAGTGCCAGCCTTGCAAAGCATTCTTCTGAAAAATAGGATTATATAAAAGCTGGGCTACTGTGGTGCTTCTCATTAGTTGCAGTGCAGGGTTGGCCGGAGCACAGGGTTTGTTACAGTTGTCACCTTTTTGGCTGGAGCAAGGTGGCCGTTAATAGATGTTTCAGTTGtaaattgctttgctttgaagCACCAGTAAAGTCTTGCTGAgatgtggtttattttcagtttggttttcgAAGTTAGCTGGTTTCTGGAAGAGGCAAATAGTAGTATTGAAAGTTCAGAAGTTAACCAGCCTAGCTAAGAGGTTACTCCTGCATGGCAAGCCAGAGTTTTAAAATACGCTTGTTAATTTTATTTAGGGCCATTTGCTAGGGGTTCATATCTTTACTTCCGTTGGGAAGTTTCATAACATTTTCCTACCCATCGGTATTCTATTAAAACTTTGTTGTGTAATCTAAAAGCCTCTCTGCTTCTCATGGTTTCCTCTTGTAGCTAATTCAGAATGCCCTAGATGGCAATTTTGGAATAAATGCATTCAGGCTGAATggtcttgattttgttttcttataaatTCAAAACAAGATTTGAAATTAAGTCCTATTGtcaattttcctttaaataacaGTTGCCTAATGACATGATCTAAGAATTTTTATCTAATGTCACAATACTCCTGGGAAAGCCTGTGCCTGTAGTTGTATTGTAGTTAAAATGTCAGTGAAATCTGTTACCATATGCATTTAATacttctatatatatatatagtgttaGAGAGGATAGATCAGTGGCGTCAGTAAAAATACACGTGTGGGTCCTGCAGTGTTGGACTGGTCTTGTTCTTGCCATCTTGTGAGCTCTCCATTGTAATAAATTGTGCTTAGAGGACTGACTGTAAGTGGGTGTGATTTGAGGTCTCCTAGAGCCCCTAACAGAAGCAGCAAGGCTCAAAGTGGACAAAAAATAGAGTGTTATTAGTAGAAGAAACAATACAGGGATACAAATGGAGAACAGTCTTTGGGCGAGTAGAAAAACATGCTTCTCAGGAAAGCATGAGGttcattcaatttggataactcTCAACTGAACATAGGATTAGACCAAATAACCGCTGTCCATAGCACTCTTTTAAATCTTGCGTGACTTCTAAGGGCATATACATCTTGACAGGCAGCTCATCTGTGGCTTGCCAGGAGGCCATCGCCAAGATGTCCTCCTCTGGCTGCATTGCTGTATGGGATCTATCTAGCAAGAGGCAGCCTCTGGCCTGAATTGCTCACAGACAGCATGCATGCAGCGGGAATCATTTGGGGGAGAGTGGGCAAGAAGGTGAACTTGAGCAGGAAAGGAGAACGGGTAGGGGATTGGTGATGACCcatgaaaaaaacattctttctttttcagtccaGCTGaagttcctccctccctcctttgaAATGAATTACATTTGTTCAGATTAAAATCCATGTGAGCCGTTTCAAGTATATGCAGCTTGCTCCTGTGCTGTCCACAGCAATGCGCTGAATTTCAAGTTTCAGTATGCACACATGTGGTTTGTTAAGATAGCGGCAATTAAATCCAGGTGTAAGTTTATCCCTTAGATTCAATGTCTGTCCACAATAATGGGAAAAATGCAACTGAAGGCCTAATAAAACAAGACTTCTGCTGGGTCTGAACAGCTGGTAGAAGCATCACTCGTGCTGTCTGTTAAAGGGAAGCTTTCTGTGCCTGTGATTTTCCTTTTAGTGCTCTGTTTAATTGCCACCATATTTGAgtcattctttcttctgtttgtcttttgGATTTTAGCTCTTTGCTAATCTTTATAGCCTTTTTACATGTGCTTTATTGACTGTATTACCTATAGCAAATTCTGCTGCCAATAACATGGTTGGATCCTATATTGAATGAAGCTGTCATGTCAGCTCCTCTGGCAGGTTGATGACATTTGTGTTGTGACATAGAGTCAGCCTGTGATCTTTTTAAATGTCCATTGACTAGGCTGGTATAGAACTTTGGCCtcgagggttttttttcctcgtggttttttttttccccctccccagcttaTTTTCCACATTATCATCCTGGTTTGCACATGCCTTTCATTATATCAGCTACTGCCTGAGCTACTGAAAACTGTAAAGCTGGTTTGTCCGCTTTTCTTAAGTTGTGGCTTTCCATAAGGCTTGTGAATCTAATCTTAGCTCGCTATCTTCTTGTTCTGAAGTAGCAGTTTCCACTTTAAGGGTGCGTTTATTCTAGTGTACGTACACATCCTGTATTACCTGCCTTTTGGAACTACTGCTGGGAGTCTCAGCtgcattttactttctgttgacattttaaaatggcaggGGAACTGTGGCTGTGCATTGCAGCACTTGAGATAACGTATTTGGCATCTTGACTAAAACATTCGGCAAGATGGATTTTTAATGCCTAAACAATATTTGGGTGTAACAGAAAAGGTGTTGTCATCCTTGCTTGCTACGTACATGGTATGCTTTTTTATtgcactttattattattaaagctCTTGGGAAGCAGACAAATAGTAAGAATTTTGTAGTGAACacttcctggtttttttttcctggtggtgcTGTGGTGTTGTGAAAAAATGAGCTTACAATCTACTTACTGCTCAGTTGTTTGGCCAACAGTGATATCTCTAGAATGGGCTGTAGTAATCCCAAATCCATGGTAGATGTTTCTTTCACCAGTTTACAGTGAATAATCCTCTTAATTTCCTTGAATAGCAGCTGGTATTGCTACAACCTGTGCCTAAAACCAAGAACAGCTTATTCAGAAAGCCTTCTGGCCCTGCGAGCAAGGAGGAATTTTCTCCCAGTGGGGGTTGCGTGGGCTAACTTTCACAAGGACAGCACTGCCGAGACGCTAACTTCTTCATTCTCTCTTCTAGATGCAGCAGCTGTTTTATGAAAATTATGAGCAGAACAAAAAAGGCTATATCCGAGACCTGAGGAACAGCAAAATACACAGAGCTATAACGCTGCACCCCAATAAGAACCCCCCATACCAGTACAGACTTCACAGCTACATGTTGAGCCGCAAGATAGCAGAGCTGCGCCACCGGACTGTGCAGCTGCACCGGGAAATTGTCCTGATGAGCAAATACAGCAATACAGAAATCCACAAAGATGACCTGCAGCTGGGGATGCCACCCTCCTTCATGAGATTCCAGCCCCGCCACCGGGAAGAAATCTTGGAGTGGGAGTTTCTTACAGGAAAGTATTTGTATTCGGGTGCCGATGGGCAGCCCCCTCGGAGAGGAATGGACTCTTCTCAGCGTGAAGCGTTGGATGACATTGTTATGCAGGTCATGGAGATGATCAACGCCAACGCTAAGACCCGGGGGAGGATCATAGATTTCAAGGAAATACAGTATGGCTATCGCAGAGTAAATCCGATGTACGGAGCAGAGTACGTTCTTGACTTGTTGCTTCTGTACAAAAAGCATAAGGGGAAGAAGATGACCGTCCCCGTCAGGAGGCATGCGTACTTGCAGCAGACGTTCAGCAAGATCCAGTTTATGGAGCATGAAGAGATGGACGCCAAAGAGCTGGCCAGCAAAATCAACCAGGATTCTGGATCCTTGTCTTTCCTCTCCAACTCGCTGAAGATGTTTGTTCCCTTCCAGCTCAGCAGATCAAAAGTAGAGAGGAAGGAACTCAAAGACAAGAAGATCAACATCCTGATTCCTCTCTCCGGACGTTTTGACATGTTCGCAAGGTTCATGGGGAATTTTGAAAAGACGTGCCTCATTCCAAACCAGAACGTCAAGCTGGTTGTCCTGCTTTTCAATTCCAACTCCAACCCTGACAAAGCGAAGCAGATCGAGCTGATGAGAGATTACCGCTCCAAATACCCCAAGGCTGACTTGCAGGTTTTACCGGTGTCGGGGGAGTTCTCGAGGGCACTGGCTCTGGAAGTCGGATCTTCTCAGTTCCAGAACGAGTCTTTACTTTTCTTCTGTGATGTTGACTTAGTGTTTACCACAGAATTCCTCCAGCGGTGTAGAGCCAATACAGTTTTGGGTCAACAAGTGTACTTTCCCATCATTTTTAGCCAGTATGATCCAAAGATTGTTTATAGTGGAAAAGTTCCTAGTGACAATCATTTTGCCTTCACCCAGAAAACAGGTTTCTGGAGGAACTATGGCTTTGGTATTACCTGTATTTACAAAGGTGATCTTCTTCGAGCAGGTGGCTTTGATGTCTCCATCCAAGGTTGGGGCCTCGAAGACGTAGACCTGTTTAACAAAGTCATTCAAGCTGGCTTAAAAACTTTCCGAAGCCAAGAAATTGGAGTAGTCCATGTGCATCACCCTGTTTTTTGTGACCCTAATCTTGATCCAAAACAATATAAAATGTGCTTGGGGTCCAAAGCTTCAACTTATGGGTCCACACAACAGCTGGCTGAAATATGGTTTGAAAAAAATGACCCAAATTTTGGGAAAAGCAGCAATACTAATGGCTCAGTGAGGACAGCCTAATGTCCAGCTATGctggaaaagactttttttttaattatctaatttatttttgggaaaatgttttttgataattcacttttaaaaggcCACACAGGATATATTTTAGAAATCATCATTGTTTTCTTACGAAGTGCTCGTTTTAAGAAGAACAAGGCCGttggtttttctgttgttgtggttttggttttgaacaaAACTGTGATCAATATTTGCCTTCAAACTAAAAAGTTGTTTAAGAGTTATCCGACCGATCGGCGGAAATCTGACTTGAATTAGAATTTTCTTATGAACAAAAGATTGTTTCCTACCTTTTCCGTTGCTGTCTTCGTTGCTGGGATTCTGTAAATTGGGACCTGAGCGTGCAAGCCAAGTGGCAAAACAGTGTATCTAAATGTTTTGTTGTGATGGCTACCGTGCAAAGATTCTGCTTCTTTTGTTAAGGATagccattattttttaaattgtgttagaACAAAACAAATCGGTGCGGC
Encoded here:
- the CHSY1 gene encoding chondroitin sulfate synthase 1 isoform X1; this encodes MAGRGRRAWLSVLLGLVLGFVLASRLVLPRASELAAAARPRRARPQGCRPPPAAAPPRRPGPPAQSFLFVGVMTAQKYLRSRAVAAHRTWSKTIPGKVEFFSSEGSDTSIPIPIVPLPGVDDSYPPQKKSFMMLKYMHDHYLDKYEWFMRADDDVYIKGDKLENFLRSLNSSEPLFLGQTGLGTTEEMGKLALEPGENFCMGGPGVIMSREVLRRMVPHIGECLREMYTTHEDVEVGRCVRRFAGVQCVWSYEMQQLFYENYEQNKKGYIRDLRNSKIHRAITLHPNKNPPYQYRLHSYMLSRKIAELRHRTVQLHREIVLMSKYSNTEIHKDDLQLGMPPSFMRFQPRHREEILEWEFLTGKYLYSGADGQPPRRGMDSSQREALDDIVMQVMEMINANAKTRGRIIDFKEIQYGYRRVNPMYGAEYVLDLLLLYKKHKGKKMTVPVRRHAYLQQTFSKIQFMEHEEMDAKELASKINQDSGSLSFLSNSLKMFVPFQLSRSKVERKELKDKKINILIPLSGRFDMFARFMGNFEKTCLIPNQNVKLVVLLFNSNSNPDKAKQIELMRDYRSKYPKADLQVLPVSGEFSRALALEVGSSQFQNESLLFFCDVDLVFTTEFLQRCRANTVLGQQVYFPIIFSQYDPKIVYSGKVPSDNHFAFTQKTGFWRNYGFGITCIYKGDLLRAGGFDVSIQGWGLEDVDLFNKVIQAGLKTFRSQEIGVVHVHHPVFCDPNLDPKQYKMCLGSKASTYGSTQQLAEIWFEKNDPNFGKSSNTNGSVRTA
- the CHSY1 gene encoding chondroitin sulfate synthase 1 isoform X2 yields the protein MRSARFGHVRLGAARFGSALGTAVSPEERLRTWSKTIPGKVEFFSSEGSDTSIPIPIVPLPGVDDSYPPQKKSFMMLKYMHDHYLDKYEWFMRADDDVYIKGDKLENFLRSLNSSEPLFLGQTGLGTTEEMGKLALEPGENFCMGGPGVIMSREVLRRMVPHIGECLREMYTTHEDVEVGRCVRRFAGVQCVWSYEMQQLFYENYEQNKKGYIRDLRNSKIHRAITLHPNKNPPYQYRLHSYMLSRKIAELRHRTVQLHREIVLMSKYSNTEIHKDDLQLGMPPSFMRFQPRHREEILEWEFLTGKYLYSGADGQPPRRGMDSSQREALDDIVMQVMEMINANAKTRGRIIDFKEIQYGYRRVNPMYGAEYVLDLLLLYKKHKGKKMTVPVRRHAYLQQTFSKIQFMEHEEMDAKELASKINQDSGSLSFLSNSLKMFVPFQLSRSKVERKELKDKKINILIPLSGRFDMFARFMGNFEKTCLIPNQNVKLVVLLFNSNSNPDKAKQIELMRDYRSKYPKADLQVLPVSGEFSRALALEVGSSQFQNESLLFFCDVDLVFTTEFLQRCRANTVLGQQVYFPIIFSQYDPKIVYSGKVPSDNHFAFTQKTGFWRNYGFGITCIYKGDLLRAGGFDVSIQGWGLEDVDLFNKVIQAGLKTFRSQEIGVVHVHHPVFCDPNLDPKQYKMCLGSKASTYGSTQQLAEIWFEKNDPNFGKSSNTNGSVRTA